The following are encoded together in the Neomonachus schauinslandi chromosome X, ASM220157v2, whole genome shotgun sequence genome:
- the NAP1L2 gene encoding nucleosome assembly protein 1-like 2, protein MAESADHKELLESSQEEAGNKVMMEGPGEQPERSEDVAAGPGDDKESGEEAAAGHGEEGGKGEDAAAGSGEGGVKDEDTDEDSDRPKGLIGYLLDTDFVESLPLKVKYRVLALKKLQTRVANLESKFLREFHGIERKFAEMYQPLLEKRRQIINAIYEPTKEECEYNSDSENYDDAMYDEEEMYGNEEGLMHEYMDEDDGYEGDYYDYAVEEDDDDDDDDDDDDDIEATGEENKEEQDPKGIPDFWLTVLKNVDTLTPLIKKYDEPILKLLTDIKVKLSDPGEPLSFTLEFHFKPNEYFKNELLTKTYVLKSRLAYYDPHPYRGTAIEYCTGCEIDWNEGKNVTLKTIRKKQKHRIWGTIRTVTENFPKDSFFNFFTPHGISSNGKDGNDDFLLGHNLRTYIIPRSVLFFSGDALESQQEGVVREVNDAIYDKIIYDNWMAAIEEVKACCKNLEAIVEDIDR, encoded by the coding sequence ATGGCCGAGTCAGCCGACCACAAGGAACTGTTAGAATCTAGTCAAGAAGAGGCTGGTAATAAGGTAATGATGGAGGGACCCGGGGAACAGCCGGAGCGCAGTGAAGATGTCGCAGCTGGGCCTGGAGATGATAAGGAGAGCGGTGAAGAAGCCGCCGCTGGGCatggggaagaagggggaaaaggtGAAGATGCTGCTGCTGGGTCCGGGGAAGGCGGGGTAAAAGATGAAGATACTGATGAGGATTCAGACCGTCCAAAAGGACTTATTGGTTATCTTTTAGATACAGACTTCGTTGAAAGTCTACCTTTGAAAGTTAAGTACCGTGTGTTAGCCCTCAAAAAGCTTCAAACTAGAGTGGCCAATCTAGAATCCAAATTTCTGAGGGAATTTCATGGCATTGAAAGAAAGTTTGCTGAAATGTATCAACCCTTATTGGAAAAAAGACGTCAGATCATAAATGCAATCTATGAACCTACAAAAGAGGAATGTGAATACAACTCAGACTCTGAGAACTATGATGATGCGATGTATGATGAGGAAGAGATGTATGGTAATGAGGAGGGCCTGATGCATGAGTATATGGATGAGGATGATGGCTATGAGGGAGATTATTATGATTATGCTGTTGAGGAGGATGATGACGATGacgatgacgatgatgatgatgatgacattgAGGCTActggagaagagaataaagaagaaCAGGATCCTAAAGGAATTCCTGATTTTTGGCTGACTGTCTTAAAAAACGTTGACACACTCACTCCTTTGATTAAGAAATATGACGAGCCTATTCTGAAGCTCCTAACAGATATTAAAGTGAAACTTTCAGATCCTGGTGAGCCTCTCAGTTTTACACTAGAATTTCACTTCAAGCCCAatgaatatttcaaaaatgaGCTGTTAACAAAGACTTATGTGCTGAAGTCAAGGCTGGCGTATTATGATCCCCATCCCTATAGGGGAACCGCGATTGAGTATTGCACAGGCTGTGAGATAGAttggaatgaaggaaagaatgtcaCTTTGAAAACCATCAGGAAGAAGCAGAAACACCGGATCTGGGGAACAATCCGAACTGTAACTGAAAATTTTCCCAAGGATtcattcttcaatttctttactcCTCATGGAATCAGCTCAAATGGAAAAGATGGAAATGATGACTTTTTACTTGGTCACAATTTACGTACTTACATAATCCCAAGATCAGTACTGTTTTTCTCAGGTGATGCACTTGAATCTCAGCAGGAGGGAGTAGTTAGGGAAGTTAATGATGCAATTTATGACAAAATTATTTATGATAATTGGATGGCTGCAATTGAGGAGGTTAAAGCCTGTTGCAAAAATCTGGAGGCAATAGTGGAAGACATTGATCGCTAA